From one Lotus japonicus ecotype B-129 chromosome 3, LjGifu_v1.2 genomic stretch:
- the LOC130742384 gene encoding COBRA-like protein 10 → MEAALAASSYRRILIITTTILWLSSVCNGQVFAVGGPPKATEMDSCDGIFLTYTLTAREMEYPHVKNISKQAWAFKAEASLMNVGDEELKDWKMYIGFQHREILVSADGAVPIDSEDFPAEVGNGTTLAGNPVTDLKTAIETAGDYTQMAVTVAMSGTQFGLGKGATPMPKTIKLVNDGFKCPAASRKGSRMFVCCRKDPKAKAKLAKKTKFLPRRYGDLTIAYDVLQAFQTSYSVQLTIDNNHPLGRLDHWNLTWEWQKGEFIYSLKGAYARIKDQSECLYGPAGKYYRDLDFSNVANCQKKPILSDLPAEKKEDEKVGKLPYCCKNGTVLPPVMDKSKARSIFQMQVWKMPPDDNRTAITPPMKWHIDGVINPKYTCGPPIRVDPQEFPDPTGLKAISTAVASWQVVCNITKPKPQENRCCVSFSAFYNESAIPCNTCACGCHDTTKCSSKVSPMLLPPDALLVPFVNRTMKARAWAKLKHLHVPAKMPCGDNCPVSINWHVSSDHKEGWTARITLFNWEEFAFEDWFTALQFKRAFDGFDDVYSFNGTRIPGIKTVFLQGLKGLNFLSGETNGTHTYDPRVPGKQQSVVSFNKKHIKDFDVTRDAFPSKVFFNGMECALPPVRPTKSSGHQSTINFIVVIFTALMTFLMMI, encoded by the exons ATGGAAGCGGCTTTGGCAGCTTCCTCGTACAGGAGAATATTAATAATAACGACGACCATCCTGTGGTTGTCGTCGGTTTGCAATGGACAGGTTTTCGCGGTGGGGGGGCCGCCCAAGGCGACGGAGATGGACAGCTGCGACGGGATATTCCTGACGTACACGCTGACAGCACGTGAGATGGAGTACCCGCACGTGAAGAACATATCGAAGCAGGCGTGGGCGTTCAAGGCGGAGGCGTCATTGATGAATGTTGGGGACGAAGAGCTGAAGGATTGGAAGATGTACATCGGGTTCCAGCACAGGGAGATTCTGGTCTCGGCCGACGGGGCCGTTCCCATTGACTCGGAGGACTTTCCGGCCGAGGTTGGAAACGGTACCACGTTAGCCGGGAACCCTGTGACTGACCTGAAGACGGCCATAGAGACTGCCGGGGATTACACGCAGATGGCGGTGACGGTCGCAATGAGTGGCACACAGTTTGGACTAGGCAAAGGTGCCACCCCGATGCCCAAGACTATCAAGCTCGTCAATGATGGCTTCAAATGCCCCGCAGCCTCTCGTAAAG gTTCGAGAATGTTTGTATGCTGCAGGAAGGACCCAAAAGCCAAAGCAAAACTAGCAAAGAAAACCAAGTTTCTCCCTCGCCGCTATGGCGACCTAACCATCGCCTACGACGTCCTCCAAGCCTTCCAGACGAGCTACTCCGTCCAACTCACCATCGACAACAACCACCCACTCGGCCGTCTCGACCACTGGAACCTCACATGGGAATGGCAAAAGGGAGAGTTCATCTACTCCTTGAAAGGCGCCTATGCTCGCATTAAGGACCAATCAGAATGCCTCTACGGCCCCGCCGGAAAATACTACAGGGACCTTGATTTCTCAAACGTCGCCAATTGCCAGAAAAAGCCCATCCTCTCCGACCTCCCCGCCGAGAAAAAGGAAGATGAAAAGGTAGGTAAACTCCCCTATTGCTGCAAGAACGGCACCGTTTTGCCCCCTGTCATGGACAAGAGCAAAGCCAGATCCATTTTCCAGATGCAGGTCTGGAAAATGCCACCGGATGATAACCGCACGGCTATCACGCCACCGATGAAATGGCACATCGATGGCGTGATAAACCCTAAATACACCTGTGGGCCACCTATCCGGGTTGACCCGCAGGAGTTTCCGGATCCTACTGGGCTCAAGGCGATTTCCACCGCCGTCGCCAGCTGGCAAGTGGTTTGCAACATAACGAAGCCGAAACCGCAGGAGAATCGTTGCTGTGTGTCGTTCTCAGCTTTCTATAATGAATCTGCAATCCCTTGCAATACCTGCGCTTGCGGCTGCCATGATACTACAAAATGCAGCTCTAAGGTGTCTCCGATGCTGCTTCCGCCCGACGCGCTTCTGGTCCCCTTCGTGAACAGGACCATGAAAGCGCGTGCTTGGGCGAAGCTTAAGCATCTTCACGTGCCTGCGAAGATGCCTTGTGGGGATAATTGCCCTGTGAGCATTAACTGGCATGTGAGCTCTGATCATAAAGAAGGGTGGACGGCGAGGATCACGCTATTCAATTGGGAGGAATTTGCATTTGAGGATTGGTTCACTGCTTTGCAGTTCAAGAGGGCTTTTGATGGGTTTGATGATGTGTATTCCTTCAATGGGACTAGAATTCCTGGCATCAAAACTGTTTTCTTGCAAGGGCTAAAAGGTTTGAATTTCTTGTCTGGTGAGACCAATGGGACTCATACTTATGATCCTAGAGTGCCTGGGAAGCAGCAATCTGTGGTTTCATTCAATAAGAAGCACATTAAGGATTTCGATGTCACGCGTGACGCGTTCCCTTCTAAGGTGTTTTTCAATGGAATGGAGTGTGCTCTTCCTCCAGTAAGACCCACCAAGAGTTCAGGGCATCAATCTACCATTAATTTCATTGTAGTCATTTTCACAGCCTTGATGACCTTTTTGATGATGATCTGA